The following are encoded together in the Chlorocebus sabaeus isolate Y175 chromosome 12, mChlSab1.0.hap1, whole genome shotgun sequence genome:
- the ALDH1B1 gene encoding aldehyde dehydrogenase X, mitochondrial isoform X1: MNPPGRMNNSRRATFKSCNTTTVCSFTPDSETTHQKEDDPDTSESLKEQTPDTPSLRTVTDTARVRGFILEVSETKNPPIPDTVARVVSMLRFLAPRLFCLQGRTAQYSSAAALPSPILNPGISYNQLFINNEWQDAVSKKTFPTVNPTTGEVIGHVAEGDRADVDLAVKAAREAFRLGSPWRRMDASERGRLLNRLADLVERDRVYLASLETLDNGKPFQESYALDLDEVIKVYRYFAGWADKWHGKTIPMDGEHFCFTRHEPVGVCGQIIPWNFPLVMQGWKLAPALATGNTVVMKVAEQTPLSALYLASLIKEAGFPPGVVNIITGYGPTAGAAIAQHMDVDKVAFTGSTEVGHLIQKAAGDSNLKRVTLELGGKSPSIVLADADMEHAVEQCHEALFFNMGQCCCAGSRTFVEESIYNEFLERTVEKAKQRKVGNPFELDTQQGPQVDKEQFERVLGYIQLGQKEGAKLLCGGERFGERGFFIKPTVFGGVQDDMRIAKEEIFGPVQPLFKFKKIEEVIERANNTRYGLAAAVFTRDLDKAMYFTQALQAGTVWVNTYNIVTCHTPFGGFKESGNGRELGEDGLKAYTEVKTVTIKVPQKNS, from the exons atgaacccaccgggaagaatgaacaactccagacgcgctACCTTTAAAAGCTGTAACACCACGACAGTCTGCAGCTTTactcctgacagcgagaccacccaccagaaggaagacgATCCAGACACATCTGAAAGTCTGAAGGAACagactccagacacaccatctttaagaactgtaacagaCACcgcgagggtccgcggcttcattcttgaagtcagtgagaccaagaacccaccaattccggacacagttGCACG AGTGGTCAGCATGCTGCGCTTCCTGGCACCCCGGCTGTTTTGCCTGCAGGGCAGGACTGCCCAATACTCCTCGGCAGCAGCCCTCCCAAGCCCCATTCTGAACCCAGGCATCTCCTACAACCAGCTGTTCATCAACAACGAATGGCAAGATGCAGTCAGCAAGAAGACTTTCCCGACGGTCAACCCTACCACCGGGGAGGTCATCGGGCACGTGGCTGAAGGTGACCGGGCTGATGTGGATCTGGCCGTGAAAGCAGCCCGGGAGGCCTTCCGCCTGGGGTCCCCATGGCGCCGGATGGATGCCTCTGAGCGGGGCCGGCTGCTGAACCGCCTGGCAGACCTAGTGGAGCGGGATCGAGTCTACTTGGCCTCACTGGAGACCTTGGACAATGGGAAGCCTTTCCAGGAGTCTTATGCCTTGGACTTGGATGAGGTCATCAAGGTGTATCGGTACTTTGCCGGCTGGGCTGACAAGTGGCATGGTAAGACGATCCCCATGGATGGTGAGCATTTCTGCTTCACCCGGCATGAGCCCGTTGGTGTCTGCGGCCAGATCATCCCGTGGAACTTTCCCTTGGTAATGCAGGGTTGGAAACTCGCCCCGGCGCTTGCCACAGGCAACACTGTGGTTATGAAGGTGGCAGAGCAGACACCCCTTTCTGCCCTATACTTGGCCTCCCTCATCAAGGAGGCGGGCTTTCCCCCTGGGGTGGTGAACATCATCACAGGCTATGGCCCAACAGCAGGTGCGGCCATCGCGCAGCACATGGATGTTGACAAAGTTGCCTTCACCGGTTCCACCGAGGTAGGCCATCTGATCCAGAAGGCAGCTGGCGATTCCAACCTGAAGAGAGTCACCCTGGAGCTGGGCGGCAAGAGCCCCAGCATCGTGCTGGCCGATGCTGACATGGAGCACGCCGTAGAGCAGTGCCACGAAGCCCTGTTCTTCAACATGGGCCAGTGCTGCTGTGCTGGCTCCCGGACCTTCGTGGAAGAATCTATCTACAATGAGTTTCTCGAGAGAACCGTGGAGAAAGCAAAGCAGAGGAAAGTGGGGAACCCCTTTGAGCTGGACACCCAGCAGGggcctcaggtggacaaggagcaGTTTGAACGAGTCCTAGGCTACATCCAACTTGGCCAGAAGGAGGGTGCAAAACTGCTCTGTGGCGGAGAGCGTTTTGGGGAGCGTGGTTTCTTCATCAAGCCTACTGTCTTTGGTGGCGTGCAGGATGACATGAGGATCGCCAAAGAGGAGATCTTTGGGCCTGTGCAGCCCCTGTTCAAGTTCAAGAAGATTGAGGAGGTGATTGAGAGGGCCAACAACACTAGGTATGGCCTGGCTGCGGCTGTGTTCACCCGGGACCTGGACAAGGCCATGTACTTCACCCAGGCACTCCAGGCCGGGACCGTGTGGGTAAACACCTACAACATCGTCACCTGCCACACGCCATTTGGAGGGTTTAAGGAATCTGGAAATGGGAGGGAGCTGGGTGAGGATGGGCTCAAGGCCTACACAGAGGTGAAGACGGTCACCATCAAGGTTCCTCAGAAGAACTCTTAA
- the ALDH1B1 gene encoding aldehyde dehydrogenase X, mitochondrial isoform X2 produces MLRFLAPRLFCLQGRTAQYSSAAALPSPILNPGISYNQLFINNEWQDAVSKKTFPTVNPTTGEVIGHVAEGDRADVDLAVKAAREAFRLGSPWRRMDASERGRLLNRLADLVERDRVYLASLETLDNGKPFQESYALDLDEVIKVYRYFAGWADKWHGKTIPMDGEHFCFTRHEPVGVCGQIIPWNFPLVMQGWKLAPALATGNTVVMKVAEQTPLSALYLASLIKEAGFPPGVVNIITGYGPTAGAAIAQHMDVDKVAFTGSTEVGHLIQKAAGDSNLKRVTLELGGKSPSIVLADADMEHAVEQCHEALFFNMGQCCCAGSRTFVEESIYNEFLERTVEKAKQRKVGNPFELDTQQGPQVDKEQFERVLGYIQLGQKEGAKLLCGGERFGERGFFIKPTVFGGVQDDMRIAKEEIFGPVQPLFKFKKIEEVIERANNTRYGLAAAVFTRDLDKAMYFTQALQAGTVWVNTYNIVTCHTPFGGFKESGNGRELGEDGLKAYTEVKTVTIKVPQKNS; encoded by the coding sequence ATGCTGCGCTTCCTGGCACCCCGGCTGTTTTGCCTGCAGGGCAGGACTGCCCAATACTCCTCGGCAGCAGCCCTCCCAAGCCCCATTCTGAACCCAGGCATCTCCTACAACCAGCTGTTCATCAACAACGAATGGCAAGATGCAGTCAGCAAGAAGACTTTCCCGACGGTCAACCCTACCACCGGGGAGGTCATCGGGCACGTGGCTGAAGGTGACCGGGCTGATGTGGATCTGGCCGTGAAAGCAGCCCGGGAGGCCTTCCGCCTGGGGTCCCCATGGCGCCGGATGGATGCCTCTGAGCGGGGCCGGCTGCTGAACCGCCTGGCAGACCTAGTGGAGCGGGATCGAGTCTACTTGGCCTCACTGGAGACCTTGGACAATGGGAAGCCTTTCCAGGAGTCTTATGCCTTGGACTTGGATGAGGTCATCAAGGTGTATCGGTACTTTGCCGGCTGGGCTGACAAGTGGCATGGTAAGACGATCCCCATGGATGGTGAGCATTTCTGCTTCACCCGGCATGAGCCCGTTGGTGTCTGCGGCCAGATCATCCCGTGGAACTTTCCCTTGGTAATGCAGGGTTGGAAACTCGCCCCGGCGCTTGCCACAGGCAACACTGTGGTTATGAAGGTGGCAGAGCAGACACCCCTTTCTGCCCTATACTTGGCCTCCCTCATCAAGGAGGCGGGCTTTCCCCCTGGGGTGGTGAACATCATCACAGGCTATGGCCCAACAGCAGGTGCGGCCATCGCGCAGCACATGGATGTTGACAAAGTTGCCTTCACCGGTTCCACCGAGGTAGGCCATCTGATCCAGAAGGCAGCTGGCGATTCCAACCTGAAGAGAGTCACCCTGGAGCTGGGCGGCAAGAGCCCCAGCATCGTGCTGGCCGATGCTGACATGGAGCACGCCGTAGAGCAGTGCCACGAAGCCCTGTTCTTCAACATGGGCCAGTGCTGCTGTGCTGGCTCCCGGACCTTCGTGGAAGAATCTATCTACAATGAGTTTCTCGAGAGAACCGTGGAGAAAGCAAAGCAGAGGAAAGTGGGGAACCCCTTTGAGCTGGACACCCAGCAGGggcctcaggtggacaaggagcaGTTTGAACGAGTCCTAGGCTACATCCAACTTGGCCAGAAGGAGGGTGCAAAACTGCTCTGTGGCGGAGAGCGTTTTGGGGAGCGTGGTTTCTTCATCAAGCCTACTGTCTTTGGTGGCGTGCAGGATGACATGAGGATCGCCAAAGAGGAGATCTTTGGGCCTGTGCAGCCCCTGTTCAAGTTCAAGAAGATTGAGGAGGTGATTGAGAGGGCCAACAACACTAGGTATGGCCTGGCTGCGGCTGTGTTCACCCGGGACCTGGACAAGGCCATGTACTTCACCCAGGCACTCCAGGCCGGGACCGTGTGGGTAAACACCTACAACATCGTCACCTGCCACACGCCATTTGGAGGGTTTAAGGAATCTGGAAATGGGAGGGAGCTGGGTGAGGATGGGCTCAAGGCCTACACAGAGGTGAAGACGGTCACCATCAAGGTTCCTCAGAAGAACTCTTAA
- the IGFBPL1 gene encoding insulin-like growth factor-binding protein-like 1, translating into MPRLSLLLPLLLLLPPLSPSLGIRDAGGRRPECGLCLPERCPAPAPCPAPGISARDECGCCSRCLGAEGASCGGRAGARCGPGLVCASRAAGAAPEGTGLCVCAQRGTVCGSDGRSYPSVCALRLRARHKPRAHPGHLHKARDGPCEFAPVVVVPPRSVHNVTGAQVGLSCEVRAVPTPVITWRKVMQSPEGTQALEELPGDHVNIAVQVRGGPSDHEATAWILINPLRKEDEGVYQCHAANMVGEAESHSTVTVLDLSKYRSFRFPAPDDRM; encoded by the exons ATGCCGCGCTTGTCGCTGCTCTTGccgctgctgcttctgctgccgCCGCTGTCCCCAAGCCTCGGGATCCGCGACGCGGGTGGCCGGCGCCCCGAGTGTGGTCTGTGCCTGCCGGAGCGCTGCCCGGCGCCCGCGCCCTGCCCGGCGCCCGGGATCTCGGCGCGCGACGAGTGCGGCTGCTGCTCTCGCTGCCTGGGAGCCGAGGGCGCGAGCTGCGGGGGCCGAGCCGGCGCGCGCTGTGGCCCCGGCCTGGTGTGCGCGAGCCGGGCCGCGGGGGCGGCGCCCGAGGGCACTGGGCTCTGCGTGTGCGCGCAGCGCGGCACCGTCTGCGGCTCTGACGGTCGCTCCTACCCCAGTGTCTGCGCGCTGCGCCTGCGCGCCCGGCACAAGCCCCGCGCGCACCCCGGTCACCTGCACAAGGCACGCGACGGCCCTTGCGAGTTCG CTCCTGTGGTCGTCGTTCCTCCCCGAAGTGTTCACAATGTCACCGGGGCGCAGGTGGGCCTGTCCTGTGAAGTGAGGGCTGTGCCTACCCCAGTCATCACATGGAGAAAG GTCATGCAGTCTCCTGAGGGCACCCAAGCGCTGGAGGAGCTGCCTGGGGACCATGTCAATATAGCTGTCCAGGTGCGAGGGGGCCCTTCCGACCATGAGGCCACGGCCTGGATTTTG ATCAACCCCCTACGAAAGGAGGATGAGGGTGTGTACCAGTGCCATGCAGCCAACATGGTGGGAGAGGCTGAGTCCCACAGCACGGTGACGGTTCTAGATCTGAGTAAATACAGGAGCTTCCGCTTCCCAGCTCCCGATGACCGCATGTGA